In Methylomonas sp. ZR1, one DNA window encodes the following:
- a CDS encoding glycerate kinase, with protein sequence MSAVQPSYREHAAAIFRAGVAAADPYLAVKRFLRADSELLHMGSEQTGYRSGDWRRIHLISFGKAACAMADAAQTIIPESWLVAKGIVVTNYDNIDVVENCQVFGAGHPLPDAAGLHAAKTIATRLSDTNPGELVLVLISGGGSALLPYPVADINLADKIATTRLLLASGATINQINCVRKHLSQLKGGGLARLAAPADLHALILSDVLDNDLSAIASGPTVPDDTTFTDAVAVLESFGIWQKIPSSVQNYLQQGAQGLQIETPKDSDPLFRQTSHHLLGSNAISVDAAIDKARKLGYDTQLYSKQLSGEARLVAEQIALHALSAAAGMTQPTALIAGGETTVTLKGNGKGGRNQEMALAFALAAEKYGLNGAWTFLSGGTDGRDGPTDAAGGIVDDGTLPRIRAAGLDPAALLDDNDSYPALQAANDLLLSGATGTNVADLQVLLLHPHE encoded by the coding sequence ATGTCCGCAGTCCAGCCAAGTTATCGTGAACACGCAGCCGCCATTTTTCGCGCCGGCGTTGCGGCGGCTGATCCGTATCTTGCCGTAAAACGTTTTCTCAGAGCCGATAGCGAACTGCTGCATATGGGTTCGGAACAAACCGGCTACCGCAGCGGCGACTGGCGACGCATTCATTTAATTTCATTCGGTAAAGCTGCTTGCGCAATGGCCGATGCGGCACAAACGATAATTCCCGAGTCTTGGCTTGTCGCTAAAGGCATTGTCGTAACCAATTACGACAACATTGATGTCGTCGAAAATTGTCAGGTATTCGGCGCCGGCCATCCGCTACCGGACGCTGCTGGGTTGCATGCGGCAAAAACCATCGCCACCCGCCTGAGCGACACGAATCCCGGCGAGTTGGTATTAGTGTTGATTTCCGGCGGCGGCTCGGCATTGCTGCCCTACCCGGTCGCCGACATCAATTTGGCGGATAAAATCGCCACCACCCGTCTATTACTGGCCTCCGGCGCAACCATCAATCAGATCAATTGCGTCCGTAAACATCTGTCTCAACTCAAAGGCGGCGGCTTAGCCAGGCTTGCCGCGCCCGCCGATTTGCATGCACTGATTCTATCCGACGTACTGGATAACGATTTAAGCGCCATCGCCAGTGGCCCCACCGTGCCCGACGACACCACTTTCACAGACGCCGTCGCAGTATTGGAATCGTTCGGCATATGGCAGAAAATACCATCCAGCGTGCAAAACTATTTGCAACAAGGCGCTCAAGGCTTGCAAATCGAAACGCCTAAAGACAGTGACCCGCTCTTCCGGCAGACGAGCCACCATTTGCTTGGCAGCAATGCCATTAGCGTTGACGCTGCAATCGACAAAGCACGCAAATTGGGCTATGACACCCAGCTTTACAGCAAACAGTTGAGCGGCGAAGCGCGCTTGGTTGCCGAGCAAATAGCACTGCATGCACTATCCGCAGCAGCCGGCATGACGCAACCAACAGCCTTGATCGCCGGCGGCGAAACCACTGTGACCTTAAAGGGAAATGGCAAGGGCGGCCGCAATCAGGAAATGGCTCTTGCCTTCGCGTTGGCCGCCGAAAAATACGGGCTGAACGGCGCTTGGACCTTTCTCAGCGGCGGTACTGATGGCCGCGACGGCCCTACCGATGCCGCCGGCGGCATCGTCGATGACGGCACTTTGCCACGCATCCGCGCCGCCGGACTCGACCCAGCGGCCCTGCTCGACGATAATGACTCATACCCTGCCTTGCAAGCGGCGAACGATTTACTGCTCAGCGGCGCAACCGGCACCAATGTCGCCGACCTGCAAGTCCTGCTGCTGCATCCCCACGAATAA
- a CDS encoding NADP-dependent methylenetetrahydromethanopterin/methylenetetrahydrofolate dehydrogenase, whose product MKKLLFQFDTDTHPSAFDTVVAYDGGADHVIGYGNITPDNVGGLVDGTIFTRAPKDKKNTAIFIGGSNIEAGQRLLIAVQKHFFPGFQVSVMLDSNGSNTTAAAAVAKLSSSASLAGKKAVVLAGTGPVGQRAAAMMALEGAHVSITSRHIFNAEKACFAMKERFGVDLTPLEAADYDSRAAAIQDANVVLATGAAGVQLLKPEHWQNNPNLQLLADANATPPVGIGGTDVLDRGEQRHGKIVWGAIGFGALKLALHRACITKLFESNKQVFDAEIIFALAKAMA is encoded by the coding sequence ATGAAAAAATTGTTATTCCAGTTCGACACCGACACCCATCCCTCGGCTTTCGATACCGTAGTCGCTTACGACGGCGGCGCGGACCATGTCATTGGTTACGGCAACATTACCCCCGATAACGTCGGAGGCCTGGTCGACGGTACGATCTTCACTCGCGCCCCCAAAGACAAAAAAAACACGGCGATTTTTATCGGCGGCAGCAATATCGAGGCCGGCCAGCGTTTACTGATAGCGGTGCAAAAACATTTTTTCCCCGGGTTTCAAGTCTCGGTGATGCTGGACAGTAACGGCAGCAACACTACAGCCGCCGCCGCCGTCGCCAAACTGAGCAGCAGCGCAAGCCTGGCCGGCAAAAAAGCGGTGGTATTAGCTGGTACAGGTCCGGTCGGTCAACGTGCGGCGGCAATGATGGCGCTGGAAGGCGCGCATGTCAGTATCACGTCCCGACACATATTTAACGCGGAAAAAGCCTGCTTCGCGATGAAGGAGCGTTTCGGCGTAGATCTGACACCCTTAGAAGCCGCCGATTACGACAGTCGCGCAGCCGCCATCCAAGACGCCAACGTCGTATTAGCGACCGGTGCTGCCGGTGTCCAATTATTAAAGCCGGAACATTGGCAAAACAATCCAAATTTGCAATTGTTGGCGGACGCCAACGCCACGCCGCCTGTCGGCATTGGCGGCACGGACGTACTGGATAGAGGCGAACAGCGACACGGCAAAATCGTCTGGGGCGCCATCGGCTTCGGCGCGCTAAAACTAGCCTTACACCGCGCCTGTATCACCAAGCTATTTGAAAGCAATAAGCAGGTGTTCGACGCGGAAATCATCTTTGCACTCGCTAAAGCCATGGCTTAA
- a CDS encoding malate dehydrogenase, which translates to MKTPVDIAVTGAAGQISYSLLFHLASGELLGPDQPIVLRLLEIPPAMKQLQGVVMELNDCAFPLINKIIITDDPKVAFDNVDYAFLVGAKPRGPGMLRSDLLLDNAQIFITQGRALNEVANRNVKVLVTGNPANTNALIAIHNAPDLAPECFTAMTMLDHKRAISQVAEKCGVLSRDVKNVAVWGNHSCTQYPDLHHAKVKGMDVFSLVEQSWFVDEFIPTVQYRGTEIIKVRGQSSAASAAHAAIEHMRVWAFGTDPGDWVSMAVASDGSYGVAEGLVYSFPVTVVDGQIGIVKGLDLNEFSLARLRQNEVELKEERQAIKHLL; encoded by the coding sequence ATGAAAACGCCCGTGGATATTGCTGTAACAGGTGCAGCTGGTCAGATTAGTTACTCCTTGCTATTTCATTTGGCGTCTGGCGAATTGCTGGGGCCGGATCAGCCTATCGTGCTGCGTCTGTTGGAAATTCCACCGGCTATGAAGCAGTTACAAGGCGTGGTGATGGAGTTGAACGATTGCGCGTTTCCGTTGATCAACAAAATCATCATTACCGACGATCCGAAAGTGGCATTCGATAACGTCGATTACGCCTTTTTGGTAGGGGCAAAACCGCGCGGACCGGGGATGCTGCGTAGCGATTTGTTATTGGATAACGCGCAGATTTTTATCACCCAAGGCCGGGCGCTGAATGAAGTAGCCAACCGGAATGTCAAGGTTTTAGTGACCGGCAACCCGGCCAATACTAATGCTCTAATCGCTATTCATAACGCTCCGGATTTAGCGCCGGAGTGTTTTACGGCGATGACCATGCTCGATCATAAACGTGCGATAAGTCAGGTGGCCGAGAAATGCGGGGTGCTGAGCAGAGACGTGAAAAACGTGGCGGTTTGGGGTAACCATTCCTGCACTCAATATCCTGATTTACATCATGCCAAGGTCAAGGGCATGGATGTATTCTCTTTGGTCGAGCAATCCTGGTTTGTTGATGAATTTATCCCCACTGTGCAGTACCGAGGTACGGAAATTATCAAAGTACGCGGCCAGTCCAGCGCGGCGTCTGCGGCGCATGCGGCGATTGAGCATATGCGGGTTTGGGCCTTCGGTACCGATCCGGGGGACTGGGTGAGTATGGCGGTCGCATCCGATGGTAGCTATGGTGTTGCGGAAGGATTGGTTTATTCCTTCCCGGTGACGGTGGTGGATGGGCAGATCGGCATCGTTAAGGGCTTGGATCTTAACGAGTTCAGCTTGGCAAGATTGCGTCAAAACGAAGTAGAGTTAAAAGAAGAGCGACAAGCCATCAAACATTTACTCTAA
- a CDS encoding FAD:protein FMN transferase yields the protein MGTQCEIQLIATEHKQAKRIADIVTADVQRLEGLYSRYKPDSLLSSINQVAAMGGRITVDEETAGLLNYAATCHQQSDGLFDITSGILRQAWRFESGQLPDEQLIKTLLKKVGWDKLRWQAPLLEFPLAGMELDFGGIVKEYAVDRAAVIARNAGARHGFINLGGDIKLIGPRPDGTAWRVGIHHPRQRQALASTLTLHSGAVASSGDYERCIIVNGQRYGHILNPKTGWPVRHLASVSVVGEFCVVAGSASTIAMLKEEQGPSWLEQLALPYLWIDVHGNSGGSLAVADPATR from the coding sequence ATGGGTACTCAATGCGAAATCCAATTGATTGCCACGGAGCATAAACAGGCCAAGCGTATTGCCGATATAGTAACAGCCGACGTGCAACGCTTGGAGGGCTTGTATTCCCGGTATAAACCCGACAGCCTGCTTTCAAGCATCAATCAAGTCGCAGCCATGGGAGGCCGCATTACCGTGGATGAGGAAACGGCTGGCTTACTGAATTATGCTGCAACCTGTCATCAACAAAGCGACGGCCTGTTCGACATCACGTCCGGAATTTTACGGCAGGCTTGGCGTTTCGAGTCCGGCCAGTTGCCGGATGAACAACTAATTAAAACACTATTGAAAAAAGTTGGATGGGACAAACTACGCTGGCAGGCGCCGCTATTAGAGTTCCCATTGGCCGGCATGGAGTTGGATTTTGGCGGCATTGTCAAAGAATATGCCGTAGACCGGGCTGCGGTAATTGCACGGAATGCCGGCGCTCGCCACGGCTTTATCAATCTGGGCGGCGACATCAAACTGATAGGCCCACGTCCGGACGGCACTGCCTGGCGAGTGGGTATCCATCACCCCCGCCAAAGGCAGGCATTAGCAAGTACTTTGACGCTACATAGCGGCGCTGTCGCCAGCAGCGGGGACTATGAGCGCTGCATTATCGTCAACGGCCAGCGCTACGGACACATCCTCAATCCGAAAACAGGCTGGCCGGTTCGGCATTTGGCATCTGTCAGTGTCGTCGGCGAATTCTGCGTAGTGGCCGGCAGCGCGTCAACCATCGCCATGCTCAAGGAAGAACAAGGCCCAAGCTGGCTGGAACAGTTGGCATTGCCGTACTTATGGATAGACGTACACGGCAATTCCGGAGGTTCGTTAGCCGTTGCAGACCCAGCAACCCGCTGA
- a CDS encoding glycosyltransferase has protein sequence MRQTTDISQAKPLISVIMPCYNSAHIIEKTIANLYQQTFKNFELIVVDDGSSDNSLEVLQTITTLYQNILVISQQNKGPGPARNRGLEAASGEFIAFLDSDDSWHPEFLAKLHHKLEEKPDSVLAYCGWQNIGLSAEKSQPYIPPDYEENDKFAVLLRSCPWPIHAALTRKFAIDQVGGFNEHWLTAEDFDMWIRIAMFAHIVRVPEVLAYYHHQQGEQISSNRLRAILNHWGVQKGLLRDFPVISQTLGKAKTDLLTKGQLLQRAYEFYWKNDLPSAHHLFRKTLGLGYFGMKDLKYILPSLLHLALYLALIKKIRS, from the coding sequence ATGCGACAAACTACTGATATATCTCAAGCTAAACCACTCATTTCCGTGATTATGCCTTGCTATAACTCGGCACATATCATTGAAAAAACCATCGCCAATCTGTATCAACAAACTTTCAAGAATTTCGAATTGATAGTCGTTGACGACGGTTCATCGGATAACTCGCTAGAGGTTTTGCAGACAATAACAACGCTGTATCAAAATATATTAGTTATTTCCCAACAGAATAAAGGCCCCGGCCCTGCGCGCAATCGCGGATTGGAAGCCGCATCGGGAGAATTTATCGCCTTTCTGGACTCCGACGACAGTTGGCACCCTGAGTTTCTGGCAAAGCTTCATCATAAGCTTGAAGAAAAACCGGATAGCGTACTCGCATACTGCGGCTGGCAAAATATTGGTCTGAGCGCAGAAAAATCCCAACCTTATATTCCGCCTGATTACGAAGAAAATGATAAGTTTGCCGTTTTGTTGCGCAGTTGCCCTTGGCCAATTCACGCCGCATTGACGCGCAAATTTGCCATCGATCAAGTTGGAGGTTTTAACGAACACTGGCTAACCGCTGAAGATTTCGATATGTGGATCAGAATTGCAATGTTCGCCCATATTGTCCGCGTTCCTGAAGTATTGGCTTATTATCACCATCAACAAGGCGAACAAATTTCCAGCAACCGACTTAGGGCCATACTAAATCATTGGGGCGTGCAAAAAGGCTTGCTGCGAGATTTTCCCGTAATATCGCAAACGCTGGGTAAAGCTAAAACCGATCTTTTGACAAAAGGCCAGTTATTGCAAAGAGCTTATGAGTTTTATTGGAAAAACGATTTACCTAGCGCGCATCATTTATTTAGAAAAACCTTGGGTTTGGGGTATTTTGGTATGAAGGACTTAAAATATATTCTACCCAGTTTACTGCATCTAGCGCTTTACCTGGCTCTAATAAAAAAAATACGGAGTTAA
- a CDS encoding glycosyltransferase family 4 protein has protein sequence MKTLHIFHNSDLKNGVDKTTCTLMVALKKLGVEPIAVVPKAGNVTEYLQSQAIRYWLVPYSCCLSRTERAQFKFYGDSFAQLDNLITLIQQENPDIIHINTGHLLHAGIAAARQRVPAIWHIHAPFAEDLSRYESSIGTGGYIHLLKQLSSRIIGVSDDVAKSLSEHLPPDRINTLYNGIDIEELRSSAKSSSTDIRAELGLSADSKLVIGVGRISAQKDFAAFARVAAKVVTFKSNCYFLIAGPKQEPEAVRLLEDELERGQLSNKLHILGPRDDIAALLAQSTIFLSTAIFEGQGIAALEAMALGTPAVAMACSGLRECIVNEHDGILVEPGDENSTATAILRLLDDPELAQKLTANARISVAEKFSSQKYAKQFLNIANAALAYGPAAISDQELDLLSGLLGQINNAHLRLLGFEQQTLNQRIKGILWEWRQQLKAIFQ, from the coding sequence ATGAAAACTCTACATATTTTCCATAATAGTGATTTAAAAAACGGGGTTGACAAAACCACCTGCACCTTGATGGTCGCATTAAAAAAACTAGGCGTCGAACCTATCGCGGTGGTGCCCAAAGCTGGCAATGTCACGGAATATTTGCAGTCTCAAGCGATTCGTTACTGGCTGGTCCCATATTCCTGCTGCTTAAGCCGAACAGAGCGGGCGCAATTTAAGTTTTACGGAGATTCTTTTGCACAATTAGACAATTTAATTACGTTGATACAGCAGGAAAACCCTGACATTATTCACATTAACACCGGTCATTTACTGCATGCCGGTATTGCAGCTGCCCGTCAAAGAGTACCGGCCATTTGGCATATTCATGCTCCATTTGCAGAAGATTTGTCCCGTTATGAATCCAGCATTGGCACCGGCGGCTATATTCACCTTTTAAAACAATTGAGCAGCCGCATCATCGGCGTATCAGACGACGTTGCTAAATCGCTATCGGAACATTTGCCCCCAGACAGAATAAATACGCTCTACAACGGCATCGATATAGAAGAATTGCGTAGTTCTGCGAAGTCGTCTTCAACCGATATTCGCGCGGAATTGGGCCTTTCCGCAGACTCGAAATTGGTAATCGGCGTGGGCCGCATCTCTGCGCAAAAGGACTTTGCTGCCTTTGCCAGAGTAGCCGCCAAGGTCGTTACGTTTAAATCGAATTGTTATTTCCTTATCGCCGGCCCAAAACAGGAACCGGAAGCTGTACGCCTGTTGGAAGACGAATTAGAGCGTGGCCAATTAAGCAACAAGTTACATATACTCGGACCGCGAGATGACATTGCCGCCCTGCTGGCACAAAGCACTATATTTCTCTCCACGGCAATTTTTGAAGGCCAAGGCATTGCCGCTCTGGAGGCAATGGCTTTGGGTACGCCAGCGGTCGCGATGGCGTGTTCGGGTCTACGGGAGTGCATCGTTAACGAACACGACGGCATTTTGGTCGAGCCGGGGGATGAAAATTCCACCGCTACGGCCATTTTGCGCCTGCTGGACGACCCGGAATTGGCTCAAAAACTCACCGCCAACGCCCGTATCTCCGTCGCTGAAAAATTTTCCAGCCAAAAATACGCTAAGCAATTTTTGAACATCGCCAACGCTGCGCTGGCCTACGGCCCGGCGGCGATTTCTGATCAAGAACTTGATCTGCTATCGGGATTATTGGGACAAATTAATAATGCCCATCTGCGTTTGCTAGGCTTTGAACAGCAAACCTTAAATCAACGTATAAAAGGCATTCTCTGGGAATGGCGCCAACAGCTAAAGGCAATATTCCAGTAA
- a CDS encoding glycosyltransferase: MSANSISLPAISVIMTVYNTQRYLTEAIQSILSQSFTDFELVIVDDGSTDGSPEILKNLAQQDSRVKLITQVNAGIGAATQRGITESQGEYIAIMDSDDISLPDRLKLQKQFLDQHPDIDAVGSQWRMLHADGRDIGIDTHPIDSDRISVLMYAFFSLHHPTTMIRRHALEKVGGYSVDRSCLVPDYDVFMRMQLAGCRFANLPEILFIWRLNPASTTHHKARAQCASVAEVRDAGFNQLLLDDPRRAADTAKTVICSFPTGTWQDERIKQLLPEQGPSLLYRTWRNLPDATSGDRLNKALVLWLEKPELYCETLREQLLANDKPWLAALLNAYRGIENLDPALNATTLAIIPSNQIAVSLFVTYNQAGEDFNQRLQQAFALKAQAKFSIEIIVVSVKPELSLKPFIPLLATHDCIFDENGLAWHTALHRAKGAYFAYLEDNFRFNIDVILKILASHIQHKTSISFMPDTRYFSEACDEKGQPALDNQFHPVWTRSTLLGKNRVQSSHFIHHRSLLDNLKGNLAELGVAAGRYLGRYLAIRNEFNIIDGAVSYFMPGIILNANPLPLFQQTIGDWYLDYGMTNFPDLVFHDNLSKSEIAHYAQTLSTAWLNKNLYIYQGNISVLESFYLNRVNLAIRIPLFRYLLAHNKKTYLLAFWRKKDYLNATLALFYCVYQTIAVRLFSPYKK, encoded by the coding sequence ATGTCTGCTAATAGCATCTCCCTGCCCGCTATCAGCGTCATCATGACCGTTTACAATACTCAACGGTATTTAACGGAAGCCATTCAGAGTATTCTGTCGCAATCTTTTACTGACTTTGAATTGGTGATCGTCGATGACGGGAGCACCGATGGCAGCCCGGAGATTTTGAAAAATCTCGCCCAACAAGATTCGCGCGTTAAACTCATCACTCAAGTCAATGCCGGCATAGGTGCAGCAACCCAAAGAGGCATTACCGAAAGCCAAGGTGAATATATCGCCATCATGGACTCCGACGATATTTCCCTCCCTGATCGATTAAAGCTACAGAAACAGTTCCTCGATCAGCATCCAGACATTGACGCGGTCGGTAGCCAATGGCGAATGCTGCACGCCGACGGTCGAGATATTGGTATCGATACGCACCCTATTGATTCAGATAGAATTTCGGTGTTGATGTACGCTTTTTTTTCGCTGCATCATCCCACCACGATGATTAGACGACACGCATTGGAAAAAGTGGGTGGCTACTCCGTAGACCGCAGTTGTCTGGTACCCGACTACGACGTATTTATGCGCATGCAATTGGCGGGATGCCGGTTCGCGAATCTGCCGGAAATTCTGTTCATCTGGCGCTTAAATCCAGCCAGTACTACACACCACAAAGCGCGAGCACAGTGTGCGTCGGTAGCGGAGGTTCGCGATGCGGGATTTAACCAACTGCTATTAGACGATCCACGACGAGCTGCGGACACCGCAAAAACGGTTATTTGTTCTTTTCCAACCGGCACATGGCAAGACGAAAGAATCAAACAACTATTACCCGAGCAGGGACCGTCATTGTTGTATCGCACCTGGCGGAATCTGCCAGACGCTACCTCGGGAGACCGTCTTAACAAGGCGCTGGTCTTGTGGCTGGAAAAGCCGGAGCTCTATTGCGAAACCTTGCGCGAACAACTACTCGCCAACGACAAGCCTTGGTTGGCGGCATTACTCAATGCCTACCGCGGCATCGAAAACCTAGACCCCGCCCTGAACGCCACTACGCTGGCGATTATCCCCAGCAATCAGATAGCGGTAAGTTTATTCGTCACCTATAACCAAGCTGGCGAAGATTTCAATCAACGTCTGCAACAAGCCTTCGCCTTGAAGGCTCAGGCCAAGTTTTCGATAGAAATTATTGTAGTTTCGGTCAAACCAGAACTTAGCCTGAAACCTTTTATCCCGTTACTTGCCACTCATGATTGTATTTTCGATGAAAACGGCCTTGCGTGGCACACGGCATTGCATAGGGCTAAAGGTGCTTATTTTGCATATTTGGAAGACAATTTTAGATTCAATATCGATGTAATATTGAAAATCCTGGCTAGTCACATCCAGCACAAAACATCTATTTCATTTATGCCGGATACTCGCTATTTTAGCGAAGCATGCGATGAAAAAGGTCAACCGGCTCTAGATAATCAATTCCATCCAGTTTGGACACGTAGCACTCTACTTGGAAAAAATCGTGTGCAGTCTAGTCACTTTATTCATCATCGCTCTTTATTAGACAACTTAAAAGGCAATTTAGCAGAGCTGGGGGTGGCAGCAGGGCGATACTTGGGTAGATATTTGGCAATTAGAAACGAATTTAACATTATCGATGGAGCTGTAAGCTATTTTATGCCAGGAATAATTTTAAACGCCAACCCATTACCTTTATTTCAACAAACTATTGGCGATTGGTACCTGGATTATGGGATGACAAATTTTCCAGACCTTGTATTCCATGACAACTTGTCAAAATCTGAAATTGCACATTATGCTCAAACCCTTTCAACAGCTTGGCTCAACAAAAATTTATATATATACCAAGGTAATATATCGGTACTGGAAAGCTTCTACCTCAATCGTGTCAATTTAGCGATCAGGATACCATTATTTAGATACTTACTCGCACACAACAAGAAAACTTATTTACTCGCCTTCTGGCGGAAGAAGGATTATCTAAATGCAACTTTGGCTTTATTTTATTGTGTTTATCAGACCATAGCTGTTCGTTTGTTTTCTCCGTATAAAAAATGA
- a CDS encoding glycosyltransferase family 2 protein, producing the protein MKNDLSISFDKLTVILLNWNGKKDTLECLSSLQLLKHPNFNIIVADNGSSDDSVKTIRAEYPDVFVLENGANLGFAEGNNRAIRYALDQDADAVVLLNNDIIVDPNLLQAFHDAYNSLANPGILGAASYYYDNPKVIWAAGGFWDSTILDLNHIGLGKSAQELPSNNPYEVEYAVGCALFVHKDVISKIGLMEPLFFLNFEENDWCQRARKAGLINYSVPDAKIWHKVSASFGGESPLWKYYMTRNLLLWSKRHLPTSEHHAVILKTIKACFPSLAFLSWKAPLTLKQRYWAFGMWIKQVFDRFNDPFYIAQFYGINHYFINKFGECPPELRIKLRPAA; encoded by the coding sequence ATGAAAAATGACCTATCAATATCGTTTGATAAATTAACGGTTATCCTATTAAATTGGAACGGCAAAAAAGACACTTTGGAGTGTTTATCCTCGCTACAGCTCCTTAAGCATCCTAATTTTAATATTATCGTCGCCGACAATGGTTCCAGTGATGATTCCGTGAAGACTATACGCGCCGAATATCCGGATGTCTTTGTATTAGAAAATGGAGCCAACTTAGGTTTTGCCGAAGGGAATAATAGGGCCATTCGTTACGCTCTGGATCAAGACGCCGACGCTGTTGTATTGTTAAACAACGACATTATCGTCGATCCCAACCTCTTACAAGCATTTCACGACGCATATAACTCCTTGGCTAATCCAGGCATTCTGGGTGCGGCGAGCTACTATTACGATAATCCTAAGGTAATTTGGGCTGCGGGCGGTTTTTGGGACTCAACTATTCTTGATCTCAATCATATTGGGCTCGGTAAATCCGCTCAGGAATTACCAAGCAATAACCCCTACGAAGTAGAGTATGCCGTGGGTTGCGCCCTGTTTGTACACAAAGATGTCATTTCAAAAATAGGCTTGATGGAGCCATTATTCTTTTTAAATTTCGAAGAGAACGACTGGTGCCAACGCGCCAGGAAAGCTGGGTTAATTAATTACTCCGTACCAGACGCGAAAATTTGGCATAAGGTTTCCGCATCGTTTGGCGGTGAATCTCCGTTATGGAAATATTATATGACCCGTAACCTGCTTTTATGGTCAAAACGGCATTTACCCACTAGCGAGCATCACGCAGTTATTCTAAAAACCATTAAGGCCTGCTTCCCTTCTCTCGCATTTCTATCATGGAAAGCACCATTAACGCTAAAACAGCGTTATTGGGCATTTGGTATGTGGATAAAACAAGTATTCGACCGATTTAATGATCCATTTTATATTGCTCAGTTTTATGGAATAAATCACTACTTTATTAACAAATTTGGTGAATGTCCGCCCGAGTTAAGAATTAAACTGCGCCCAGCAGCTTGA
- a CDS encoding glycoside hydrolase family 99-like domain-containing protein, with protein sequence MNDNPVKAIAFFLPQFHPIPENDEWWGKGFTEWTNVTKARPLFPGHYQPHLPADLGFYDLRLPEVRQQQAELAGKYGISGFCYYHYWFNKRRILEHPVNEILNTGKPDFPFCLCWANENWTRTWSGGSKDVLLKQKYSHEDDIDHIHSLFSAFRDPRYIRIDGKPLFLVYRTELLPDPKKTAEIWRAEAIKNGIGDLYLVRVESFVNNINPETIGFDAAIEFAPDWANLGPRLFRTELLKKISNIGLFPKVFSDNQVVDYDTLATSMMRKKNPDYVRFPGVTPCWDNSARKKKNAAIFINSTPDKYEQWLASSIQKASLFDSKIPKLVFINAWNEWAEGNHLEPDQKWGHAYLEATFNALNDPNKERKTLRTHPNPLNISHYLRYLYNRNIGWRLQK encoded by the coding sequence ATGAATGATAACCCAGTAAAAGCAATTGCATTCTTCCTCCCCCAATTCCACCCAATTCCAGAAAACGATGAATGGTGGGGCAAAGGGTTCACTGAATGGACGAATGTCACAAAAGCAAGACCATTATTTCCGGGTCATTATCAGCCTCATCTACCTGCAGATCTTGGTTTTTATGATTTGCGTTTACCGGAAGTACGGCAACAACAAGCTGAGCTTGCCGGAAAGTATGGAATTTCGGGTTTTTGTTATTATCATTATTGGTTCAACAAGAGACGGATACTCGAACATCCTGTCAATGAAATATTAAATACTGGGAAGCCTGATTTTCCATTTTGTCTTTGTTGGGCTAACGAGAACTGGACCAGAACCTGGAGTGGCGGATCAAAAGACGTGCTTTTAAAACAAAAGTATAGCCATGAAGATGATATAGATCATATTCATTCACTTTTTAGTGCTTTTCGTGACCCACGTTATATAAGAATTGACGGAAAACCTTTGTTTCTAGTTTATCGGACTGAATTGTTACCAGACCCCAAAAAAACTGCTGAAATTTGGCGAGCAGAAGCCATTAAAAATGGCATCGGCGATCTTTATCTAGTCAGAGTAGAAAGCTTTGTAAACAACATTAACCCTGAAACTATTGGTTTCGACGCAGCAATAGAATTTGCTCCAGACTGGGCCAACCTTGGACCAAGGCTGTTTAGGACTGAATTACTTAAAAAAATATCCAATATCGGATTATTCCCTAAGGTTTTTAGTGATAACCAAGTGGTAGATTATGATACTTTAGCTACCAGCATGATGCGAAAGAAAAATCCTGATTATGTAAGGTTTCCGGGAGTCACTCCCTGCTGGGATAATAGTGCTAGGAAGAAAAAAAATGCTGCAATTTTTATTAACTCAACGCCTGATAAATACGAGCAATGGCTTGCAAGTTCAATTCAAAAAGCTTCTTTATTTGACTCTAAAATACCGAAATTAGTCTTTATTAATGCGTGGAATGAATGGGCTGAAGGGAACCATCTCGAACCAGACCAAAAATGGGGTCATGCATATCTCGAAGCAACATTTAATGCCTTGAATGATCCGAATAAAGAGCGAAAAACTTTGCGTACCCATCCAAATCCATTGAATATATCTCATTATCTTAGGTATCTATATAATAGAAACATAGGCTGGCGTCTACAGAAATAA